ATTTGGACAAGGAGAACGATGAAATGTCGCATCTATAGAAGGTCAAGGTTATCACATgaaattaattagaaaatgaaaaatgaaaattacttgATCGTATAGCAAGGACAACAGGTTTCATCATTTTTCGGCTTGTAGCAATAAGTTCCAGATCGTCTCCAGCCTCGATCGATCAAATCTTGATAGTCTTGATTCGTCAAACAATGGGCCTGCATTCCTAGCatcgaacaaaaattgtttcattgaaccaataacgaaattttactttcgtttttcaatttgtttataatGAGATCTTACCATGAGAATAGCACGAATCACTTTGTTTACAATATCCACATctatttttcctttgttccCCATAATATTcgacaatggaaaattgtctgGTGGATTCGGCCATACTTCAGGCGGTTCACTGAATGGACCACACACTTTTCGTATGACACAAACGAAAACTAAACGGATCAATTCAATAAactaattcataaatttttgcattgaacctttttttaaaagaaaattgaaaacatgtcGACTCTTTGACAGTTCCTAGTATTACCCGTTTGAACCGATAATGTTGCCCAGTAGCCGTCGTATACCTTACAGAAGCATTCAATCCATTAATAGCAACTATTTAAAAGAATGAAATATGAGTCCTCTCGATACTCGTTAAATTTGTTGATAGTCCCAAGGTGCCAAGGCTGGGTATGACCTGGCAACTGCTATTAATATTTCATTGCCAAGGGtagaaaatagtaaattacaACAAGATAGAcgtttgtggccagagcgaagcgagggtagCAATTCGttcgaattgaaatttcctattttctcccctcggtaaacaaataaccgTTTCATCCATGCACGGcgtgaataaatgtttttttcaaaaccaaaacaaagtgaAAGGTATATGAGAGcgagcgtcaacaaaacgccatcttCTCACCTCATtggagtggagaaaatagagTCATTCACGCCGCACAGACGAAAAAAATCTTATCAACATCATAAGGCAGTAAATTCATTTCTCTTATCTGGCAATTTCCTAAAATCGTTACTAGAAAGCCTTACATGAATCAAGTCTGTATAGTTGGGATCACCATTTCATCGCCTTCATGGAAATCGAGTGAAAGATACGAACTAGCTCACATTCCATTAACATGAACCGATGAACTATACTTTCGGCTAAAAGGGCTAAGCCGTTTGAGAAAAGTGTGGATGGATTCTTCGTGGATAAAGAAAGTTCTCACAACCCATGCAGTGAATTAGAATTGTAGAATCACTATAGCACTGCTCCGAGCATTAACACACGCATGTCAAAAACCTGTTAATTTTGCTATGAATCGAAGCAGGTCAGTTCGACCTGAAGTTCAGATTATCTGAACTGAACTAGAACTGAACATTTTTACCTTAACTTAATTTACTAGAAACTTGGTTATTACAAAATAGTGTCCTAAATATTCTCGGTCCACCTGAAATTCAGCCTCAGATCGAGGGATACCTGACCTGTTGtgattattaaaatttacataattcaCACCAAGAATCCATAGCTCCTCTTCTAATGATAGAAACCATATTCTGGTACCATTCAGCCTCCAAACATGTTCTATGTATGTGCTAGGAGCTAGTGCTATGATAAAATAGCATCGTCTTGCATCACCTTGCATCGTAACATATAATATTGGTGGAAGCTACGGTTAAAGCCTTTTTACTGTTGCTTCAATTAAGgttgtaatatatattatgcacctgttgccaagattggtattttgacgtgtaggacattattgccatagccgaaggcgtgggccataatgcctatacgtcaaaataacagtctggcaataggtgcataatatattttatctgtcgagaacagatatatcgagataaacaaaaactccctagagggataagctcgagattatcgttctagacagataaatacctcttatcacatacgcgcgatgttcggatgtcaaaattacttaactaatCACTTGttactatcagtctcggcaagcctcgacttcttcgtgacaagtgtgtgtaatatatattacatgctacatgcgtcgtaAACCGTATACTTTACATATTGTGAGCGCTACTTtcgacctcggctacgccccgaatcaacaaaattcccacgaaaactatacttttcatctttttatcactagtcatgtaaaatactatttgaCGATGGTATCCATATGAGTGAATTTTAGTCGGAAGGGTCGAAGGTGAAAGTGAAATTCGTTTCGGGTTACAATTTTACTATCTTCGATGCagccaatactctctctagcaaacaaaatcTCAGCTGtatgtgtcaaattcacaccttatttctttgtattctacaaaacgTTATTCTACATCTTGgccattttgactgactacgctgtcatgtaaattccaaaggctactgggttctttcaccaccttaataaaagtagtctGGTTGCTAGAGCTAGATAGAGTATAGGTTTCGTCCAAGAAACGGTTCTGCCgaacaaaatgaaccgaaCGCGAACCGATGGcatccatagaaccataaccacaacctttttttctttgttactTTGACAATTGCATTGTTGAAGTTATGGCTCTATGAATGAcggtttgacatttcatttcaccttggaagaaacccTATAGCCcctatagagtgttatgacgaaatagaaagaaatattttgacaattggCTAAATTGCAGTTTATAGTACAAACCCCGATTGGGGCAAAAGTGGGTGGGATCGATAGGTGGAGGTACCCTGAtgacaaaacaacaagaattggGGCGCGGAAGCCCCTCCCCGAGACGCCAGGGCCCTCcaaagttttcatatttttttccaattttcgcgcttttttttgacgaaattaatAGACAGGTCCCCTGATGACAAAGCAACAAGAAGTGGGACGCAGAAACCCCTCCCGAAGCGCCAGGGCCCTCcaaagttttcatattttttttaattttcgcgCTTTTTAGACGAAATCAATACTAGATGACCCCCTCACACAACAGCACAACTTCATGTTCCTTGTACGAAATGCCGACGACGACACTAAGCGCTTCAACATAACTTCATTTTCCTTGTACGAAATGCCGACGACTACACTGCGCGCTTCAACATAACTTCATGTTCCTTGTACGAAATGCCGACGACTAGACTGCGCGCTTCAACATAACTTCATTTTCCTTGTACGAAGTGCCGACGACTACATAGCACCTACACAAACAATTAACTTTACTTTTTTGAGTCCTGGTCCGGAATTCGTTTCTGCGTCCCgattcttgttgttttgtcGTCAGGGGACCTGTCTCTtttaatttcgtcaaaaaaaacgaaaattgtaaaaaatttgaaaactttggaGGGACCTGGCGCCTCGGGGAGGAGTTTTTGCGTCCCAATTCTTGTTTCTATTGATGCAACAGTCATGTATaatttcgagtaaaaattaGATTCTCTATTCATTTGAAACATGGACTGATATCTTAGGCTCTatgagtgttatgatgaaatagaagaagatattttgacaagtaccccaaggcaagttaaaataaactggtcttgtGTCCTCTCACTCTCAACGCATCACATTGAAacagaagcaaatactttgacaagtaccccaaggcaagttataataactagtccgCGGTTTTCTTGCTCTGAccataacactctatagagtgttatgatgaaagagaagaagatattttgacaagtaccccaaggcaagttaaaataaactggtcttctgtcctctcactctcaacgtaccactttgaaagagaagcaaatactttgacaagtaccccaaggcaagttataataactagtccgCGGTTTTCTTGCTCTGACCATAACACtatatagagtgttatgatgaaagagaagaagatattttgacaagtaccccaaggcaagttaaaataaactggtcttctgtcctctcactctcaacgtaccactttgaaagagaagcaaatactttgacaagtatcccaaggcaagttataataactagtccgcggttttctcgctctgatctaACAGTCTATCGTTTTAATCGATTCCATTTTTCTGTTGGGACATTTTGTCATTATCGTCGAATGTCAAAGAGCAACAATATATCTGTCATTCATTCGAGTTTGTGgtgcaaaatatttatcaacGAAAATAGTGcaggaatttcattaaaattccttTAGTGAGTCCGCTCAGTAAACAAACTCCGTTTTCGCTGTGCCGTTTTATTGCACTCCGTTCATAGAATCGGAATAATTTATTGTCGAATTGTAGTTTCGCGAGTGTTATTTTCTGTAACGAACGTACAGGCCACGAATgcattttttatatgaactACTTCAGCATGTCATTGTTTTGCCGTTTGAAATAGGAAACACGAATGTTTTTCTTGTCAGCCAGTGATATTGTTCGCGTTCAATTAACAGTACCATGTTAACTCTGCTAACTGAAGCAAGATTTTGGACGACACGTGATGATATTGTCATCAAGGATACAGATTTCGGAGCATTTCGGTAAGCGAAtaatttccatcaatttccTCTGCTATGCAAATCATGTCTCAATTATGTACCTATGCATCGCAACAGGTATGTAGACAAAAAAGAAGCAACAAGCGCGAACACGCAATCATTTGGCAAACGAAATTACGCCGAAAGACGTGACCTTCAATGCATATTAGACAATAAACATCCGTCGAAACtaaaaaattgcataaaaaagcTGGAAGATTATCTGAAGCATTTCAAGATAGTGTACTGTCGCTGGCGAGACAATGCAGTCATTCAGCTGGTACTATCGAATGGACTGTTGGTTCACATTTGCATCAACATTTTTACGGGCGACATAACTCGAATGGCCTTCGATAAGTTCTTCGTGGGCAAATTGATTTCAGACCAGATCACCGATGTCGTCCTCACTCGGATGCATGCCATCATTGCATACGCACAAAATCAACTGACGTTCGTGTATCTGCAAAAGCCCAGTATGAAACGTTCGGCGCCGGAAAAGATCAGTCGCATGGATccgaaaatattcaatgtGATCATCAACGGGCCAACGCGTACGATTCCCAGACATTTGGCGTGCAATTACAGTTTTGATTTGCTGGTGGTCTGGACGAAATCGTCACAAAACGAGGTCTATCCCTGGCGACCAACTGTTCGCGATCAGGATCGCGCCAATGTAATGAAAACGGGATGTTGATGCATTGCAAGAGtatttcaatggaaatttCTCTTTGCTTTAGGTTCACGTCTACAAGATCAGCCGAACGAAACTCGAATCCCTTTGCTATTACTGGACAGAAAATGACCCAATTCACGTGGAATTTCGAACCAGTCAAAATCAATTGCATTCCGTGGAAcagaaaatttcacgaaagGTTTGTGTAGTCAAGATCATGACCGGTCCACAAGAACAATGAGTTGAATTCGATTTTTCTCACCATTGCTAGGGTGAGGTAACGATCGAGATATGCATGTACGAGATAAGTAAATCGAAATTACAACGAACGGCCGTTACATCTATCCCCTTACAAACGCAAGTGTGTTGCCAGTCATTAAGTCCGGACAATGAGAAACTAATGCTTGGTTGCATCGATGGATCTGTGGTGATTTTCGATGAAGGTCGTGGCATCACACACCTTGTAAAGGCAGCATTTGTGAGTCTTGTCTTGATCTGCTTACAGATAACTTTCTTGACCCCGCTTCTGTTTCAGATACCAACGATGATATCATGGCACTGTGACTCTGCACTGATTGTGATTGCGAACGACAGGTGTCAGTTTCAATGCTTCGATGTGTCACTGGCTTGTGTGAAAAATCAGCTGATTAGCGAAGACATGACTCCGTCCAATTTACTGGATCTGTCCAGTTACTTCACTAATCAACCGACATTGGTAAATATCTGCTGGAGCAAGAAACCTGACCTAGCTTTACACAACGATGGCTACACTCAATCGGACTGTTTTCTGTTGCTATGTTTCGAAAATGGTCCGATGGCCTGTCTACGATTTTTTGGTGGAAATGGTCTGAAAGGAGACGTTCACACGTCGGGCCTAACTGCAGATGTTCTAATCCAACAATATCTGAATTTGAATCACATCGAAAAGGCAATCAATTTGTTGTTATGCCTGAATTGGGATACGTACGGGGCGATGTGCTTAATCTCCATGCACAAAATAGCCAATTACATATTTCAACGGCCGCTGACGCCGGAACGTGAAGTGCAATTACAAAAGACGCTAGGAAGTTTCCATGTACCTGTTAAGCCGCTCTGCGAGGAAACCGAAGCACAATTCGGTGATCAAGTGCGGGATATAAcgagaaaatttttccaatatttgcTGCGGTTCAAGTCGTACGAGAAAGCATTCAGTTTGGCTATTGACATCAACGACGAAGACTTATTTATGGATCTGTACAATTGCGCGAAAATCAATGGCAACAAGGAACTGGCTAGTGATGCTTTCCGTAAAGCTGAAGAAATACTAACGAGACCTGAAAGTGCTAACAGCTTGCGTGAGTGGATAGACGAAATCATTATTTCTCGTTGCCTTTAACTGAACTTTCTCTTTGCAGATTCGATATGCTCGCATTCATCGTGTTCGGAGTGTGTTGAATCGTCAGTCTGTGATTCGGAGGATACGTCGAAAACACCGGAagcaaacgaaaatattttaaacaacaaTTTGTCGACATCATCATCGTCACCATCGTCACCGCGGATCAATGCAACAAATCACGTTCAAGTGAAAGAACATCCACCGCTGCCAACAGTGTATGCACAGCAAAAGCAAAACACATCCGCCAAGCCATATGTACCTCCTCTGCCGTATTTGTCGCATTCCACACGACCGACTGATGTACGAATTCCGAAACCTGAACTGAAAGTGTCgtcattttccaaaaatcagCACAAGAATCCGAACTCACGCAGCCGATATCAACCGTCAACGCATCTAATCGCCTCCGACAATATACTTTTGGTGGATCCGCCGTTGCCATTACTGAAGAAAACGTCCAGTCAAGACAATCTCGTGCACAGTTATGCACGAAGTCCAGATAGAAATCCCATTTATCACAACAGCTTCTCAACGGATGGACTCAATAATGTTGGAAACTATGACGACGCCAGGCGCTTCACTTCCAATGCAGTCAAATCCACAAAAATGCCAAAATCTTTGCCGCGCAACGTAGCATCCAACCACAAATCTGTGGTCATCGATGTAGTACCTAAACCAAGCACCTCGAATTTAGCCAACAATTCCGACTGGAAAGTGCCTGCACAGACCGTTGGAATTCCATTGACCTTttcacacaacaacaacattccATATGCCAGTCCATTCCAACACCGGCCGATGCCATACATGCTACAATCAAACGTTCCATTGCCACAGCATCGACTCATCAAATCGGAGAGCATGTACAATATGACAACACCAATGGCACCGATTATCCATCATCAGCATCCATTGATATCAGGCAACATACCATCCATTGCGTCCATTATGCCAGACTCATACAAAAAGCTATCGTCGAATTCGGGCGCTAAGAAGGTCAGTGCCACCAGTTCCATATTGTCGGGACAGGGACAACAGTCGGCTATGAATGCAAAGAAAGATATGAGCGAAaagaataaagtgaaattttccgATACTGTTACGGTAGCCGTGGTACCGGAAATTTCACGCAAAGATAAATTGCAAAGTGATCGAACGAAGAGACCGAATGGATTCCATAAATTAATGACTGACCCGCAGCGAGAACTGGCCGACAGTTTGCCGCTATGCCATCCGAATGATGAGTACTTGAAGGATTTTATGCCGATGTCGGGTAAGTTTTTGCTTCGTATTTTTCTGccatttttgccatcattAATGACTGTGTGGATGACTTTGCAGATGACAAAAAAGATGATGACGAAACTAACCGATCCGGCGGTGGTAGTACAATCAAAGTTGTACATTTTGGAGTCGTGTGAGAcacgcaaaattttttatttttttaatgagaGAAAGAAAACGAGTCCGTCCAAGTACTTTATATACAATACATAgctttaaaatgtaattttccgTCCCAAGTGCaacttaaaataaaagaaaatttatttttccaatgGGGCGTTTTTACAAGATCATGGAGATCGCGAGACAACTGTGaatttacaacaacaacaacacagaCACGACGGAACTGGTATGGTGATTTGTGAGTAAGTTTTTATTGCTTCGTAAATAATCGGACCAGCAAAGTTCTTTGATAATGAAACgacaaaatgttcaaattcaaTAATGCGCAGTCGTGATGGAATTTGGAGTTTTAACACGTTCGTGATAAATTGTATCTTAAACGTGATTTGGCTTGCTTCAAGTTACTCTTGTAATGTATCGTGTAAGCTCTAGATTTTTCTTGTATAAACATACTCATCGGTTGACACATTTCTGGTACCTAGACTCTTCGTGACCGGCACTATGTGAACCTTTCATTATGATCAAGTTattgggcccataacctgtcgTTAcagttttcgaaatgattttcagTGTAATGGCTCTACATTCCATCGGAAATCCTTCTTTTTATTGAGATTATTacaacattttccagaaattcGAGCGGCCTGGAACTATTAATTAACTAATATGATATGAGGAACcgcgtgtgcaaataatgttttctttctGGCATCCAAATCCGATTTTTCCCGGTGTCCAATTAAATTCGACTAAATAACTCTGTAAAAATgtgagcggagcgagcgaacaattttgtgaatgaAGCCTTACggatgaatgaaaatgtgtttaatcAAGAACTGTTCCTTTGAAATTACGAGAGTACAGAGGAAAAAGTATACTGACTAAGGCTACTACTGACTACGTTTccgaaacgaagaaaattgatCATTATTACAGTTCAATGGcaagacttttttttctattttcctaTGAAAAGATCTCGATTCGCTACCCGTTCTATTCTCACCTGCTGTTATCTAATCATTTTAATTCCTGTTCGTTCCCCACTCATTTCactatttttacgattttctagtttttcaatcaattctcGATCCCGATTGCAATGACCGATTTTCcgtttttggtaattttcagATTTATAGTGATTTCTCGATTTCTAGTCATTTACCGATttgattttgtattaattGAATTCCGAGTTTCGCTCACAGGGATGAAAACTAAATGAGACTGGCCTACatttgtcctacattttgaaaattcgtccTACTTGTCCTACTGTCCTGCGTAGGACATTTTTGCTAAACCATTCTCAtacatttctataaaaataaaatttttattcggttTCTCCTGTAGTATGCAGTCGAATTTAATGACCAAGGTCATGGAGAGTCaacttattcccttgactgaaagtcatgggtcttatggatgataaacaccgtaaaatgtttgtcacacaatgtttactactatgattgaaaatactgaatgtatgaccaaaaaccttaaatataaaaaatgtttgtcacactttgatgattttttgataacacgataacttgactaattctcaacggatttccaaaaacttttttttaatcgacagcgaattgaattcctgaggttaagttcgaagatgggctatgacggtcgggtgatcttagagatattcccaaaagaattcttGTCTAGtcccttgataacacgataactcgagtagttttcaacggatttccaaaaactttttttcatttcacggggaattaaattccacaggttaagttcgaagatggactataacagacgggtgatcttagagatattctcaaaagaatttttgtcttgtcgcttgattccacgataacgcGAGTAGTGTTCGATGGATTTCCAGAAACTTTTTATTAATCGACAGCGAATTAAATtgatgaggttaagttcgaagatgggtcgtaacggacgggtgatcttagagatattcccaaaagaatttttgtcttgtttcttgataacacgataacacgacggggaattgaattaggttccaaacaaatattttttttatttttcttcggtgcagaacattattataagatactttgcttcgtattatatgccaaaaaaatgtttaattttttttatagaacacTTTGAACAcgcaaaaaatcatgaaaattcgaatcggaatacactccggagtgtatttcgtttcgtcaattcgtttttttcgttattttttgggttttcaaaatggtttataaaaaaaagtaaacatttttttggcatataatacgaagcaaagtatcttataataatgttctgcatcgaagaaaaataaaaaaaaaatttgtttggaacctaattcctgaggttaagttcgaagatggactataacagacgggtgatcttagagatattctcaaaagaatttttgtcttgtcgcttgattccacgataactcgagtagttttcgatggatttccaaaatgtttttttttaatcgacagcgaattaaattgctgaggttaagttcgaagataggtcataacggacgggtgatcttagagatattcacaaaagaatttttgtctcgatAACTTCACGTAATCCTTaacggatttcaaaaacttttttttattagacggggaattccattcccaaggataagttcaaagatgggctataacaTAACGGTCGGGGGATCtgagagatattcccaaaagaatttttgtatcgtcccgtgatattatcgtgtttaagttgagtaattcttaatgggttaagttcgttaatggaatatactggaataatattctaggatttattccaaaaaattttttgtgtaatatcTTGGTATCTaagataagaaaaaaattaaagtttggacgagtgtgaactttgcggccagagcgaagcgagggccgtaatcacacgagttccatttttatttaagaggTAAGCGAGAAATTCGCCCCTGTCCAGGGTCTGTTAGCAGACAATAAAATTTAGGAGGCATCGGTCTCTCACAGAGAGACAGTTGGAAAAATTGGCATcaatagtaataaattaacatataAGTTACCATTGTAAAAGGTGTCAAAACATGGTCTCATTCTTCcatgtttttataaaaaaaaactttaccaGATCTAAAAAAAGTGATCagtgtaacgaaattttcattaactGCTTAGTTTTCTCATggttggtcaaactgctacaaccaataccctctctagcaaacaaactacttttattaaggtggtaaaagaatcaagtagcctttacatgtaaattacagcgcagttagtcaaaatgtagaatagtgtttgtaaaatacaaagaaataaggtgtgaattttaCACAGAGAATTgagagtttggttgctagagagagtattgctaCAACCTAATCtgttttatgttgaaagctaacaattcgtggtcgttattgcagtcgtacatacttgaaaaatgattctggtggaaagatatcatcaaaagacAGTATTTGAAAATCACtcaaatgtatacttttcagtaaagcatcgatgcctcttaagtactGAAAATACGTATGAGCCATTTTGAAGTACGTGATATGAACGAAGTTTTTTATGTGGATTGAGAATCTGTGGTATTTAAGTAAAGGGGATAAGAATCTCTAAGCTAAACTTTGCTACTGGACGCATACGCTTGTACTTTTATATAACTtttagagtgatttttttttgctcggattacaaaaatcttcttgagaaaattagtcagtcagtcaagggatctgacccatccaaaagATGGGGCCTAGTACGTGAAAACCACAATCTTCCTAATAATCTGTTAAAAAGCTTATCTTAGACTAGGTCTAGTAGATTCGGATAAAGACGAGAATTATTATTCTGTGACTTACATTTTCCTTCTCGTTCGCGGAATGAACAATTTTGCGACAATGTGTGAATGGTAATGTGGTAAAGGTTGATCGGATTCACACATTGTATGAATGTTTCGTAAAATTGTTCGACTTCCATTAATGAGAAGCAGAATATTAAACATAGTCACAGTCAACAAATGAATCTTGTTCAATGGAATCATATTTGATTCATAGGCCCGCAACACTGGTCATGATATTGGATATTGTTGAGtttgtaaaagatttcttgTTTTCATCATTACGAAAGTAATCCGTAAAAGTCTTAGAATTGGTGCTTGTCAGCACGAAGAGGTCAAGCCTGAGTACGAGATAAGAGGAACAAGAAAGGTAGAATGTCGTAGTTAGGTCGGGCACCGATATACAAATAGGAACTGTGAAGAAGTCCTATCACTCTTGATGTGAAAATGTCGTCCTACATGTCCTACAGAACGACAGGAAATTTTTAGTTGGACcactgaaataattttgatatgtTTACTTAGCGAAATCGTAAACTTTTAGGACTATTGGAGTCCATGCATTGCTTAAAACCAAACCTTTGTCGGTATTCATCAATGGTTTCTGACTTTACTGTATAGCGATAACGTCTTTGACTTGTCTTAAgttaaaatctttttctttgattattatttttccttCGTGCCAGTTGATGTTGTCTGGCTTATTTCAATGGCTGATTTTTTATATTCTCGTCTCCTCATGTTGCCTACGTGGTCGTCGTCCTTTCTCTCTTCGAATCCCATGTAGAATCGAGTAAATTCCtgctagattttcatttttttatctttcaGGCTTCGGAGCATATTTACGACTTTTATGCCTGGGGTGAAAGTTATCTTCCATTCCAATTTACGACGTAAATAACTGtgggcacttcatctgtccgtccgtccgtccgtctgtccgtctgtccgtccgtccgtctgtccgtccgtccgtctgtccgtccgtccgtccgtctgtctgtccgtccgtccgtccgtctgtgtcacaaataaaatgtgattgataaaagttaaaattgcaatgctactatgaacaaaccaacaccaggcaaatcaattattatttgttatctggtaaccaatcgctcatggcagacattgcaatttgaaagtttggtagttgttggtagtgggacccccaaaatatttagcagcaaagatgtttcttactcgagagacgcacaccgactgacgaaattactctgcctgcttgcctatttataactcaaatatttggtagttgactacctcggtgg
The DNA window shown above is from Bradysia coprophila strain Holo2 chromosome IV unlocalized genomic scaffold, BU_Bcop_v1 contig_84, whole genome shotgun sequence and carries:
- the LOC119072661 gene encoding WD repeat-containing and planar cell polarity effector protein fritz, translating into MLTLLTEARFWTTRDDIVIKDTDFGAFRYVDKKEATSANTQSFGKRNYAERRDLQCILDNKHPSKLKNCIKKLEDYLKHFKIVYCRWRDNAVIQLVLSNGLLVHICINIFTGDITRMAFDKFFVGKLISDQITDVVLTRMHAIIAYAQNQLTFVYLQKPSMKRSAPEKISRMDPKIFNVIINGPTRTIPRHLACNYSFDLLVVWTKSSQNEVYPWRPTVRDQDRANVHVYKISRTKLESLCYYWTENDPIHVEFRTSQNQLHSVEQKISRKGEVTIEICMYEISKSKLQRTAVTSIPLQTQVCCQSLSPDNEKLMLGCIDGSVVIFDEGRGITHLVKAAFIPTMISWHCDSALIVIANDRCQFQCFDVSLACVKNQLISEDMTPSNLLDLSSYFTNQPTLVNICWSKKPDLALHNDGYTQSDCFLLLCFENGPMACLRFFGGNGLKGDVHTSGLTADVLIQQYLNLNHIEKAINLLLCLNWDTYGAMCLISMHKIANYIFQRPLTPEREVQLQKTLGSFHVPVKPLCEETEAQFGDQVRDITRKFFQYLLRFKSYEKAFSLAIDINDEDLFMDLYNCAKINGNKELASDAFRKAEEILTRPESANSLHSICSHSSCSECVESSVCDSEDTSKTPEANENILNNNLSTSSSSPSSPRINATNHVQVKEHPPLPTVYAQQKQNTSAKPYVPPLPYLSHSTRPTDVRIPKPELKVSSFSKNQHKNPNSRSRYQPSTHLIASDNILLVDPPLPLLKKTSSQDNLVHSYARSPDRNPIYHNSFSTDGLNNVGNYDDARRFTSNAVKSTKMPKSLPRNVASNHKSVVIDVVPKPSTSNLANNSDWKVPAQTVGIPLTFSHNNNIPYASPFQHRPMPYMLQSNVPLPQHRLIKSESMYNMTTPMAPIIHHQHPLISGNIPSIASIMPDSYKKLSSNSGAKKVSATSSILSGQGQQSAMNAKKDMSEKNKVKFSDTVTVAVVPEISRKDKLQSDRTKRPNGFHKLMTDPQRELADSLPLCHPNDEYLKDFMPMSDDKKDDDETNRSGGGSTIKVVHFGVV